One stretch of Natronobacterium gregoryi SP2 DNA includes these proteins:
- a CDS encoding 30S ribosomal protein S27ae, with protein MARYDHYGEDGSTEGEQCPRCGDVFLADHGDRKHCGKCGYTEWE; from the coding sequence ATGGCCCGATACGACCACTACGGCGAGGACGGGAGCACCGAGGGCGAGCAGTGTCCCCGCTGTGGTGATGTCTTCCTCGCCGACCACGGCGACCGCAAGCACTGCGGGAAGTGCGGCTACACCGAGTGGGAGTAG
- a CDS encoding 30S ribosomal protein S24e, producing MDVDIISETENPMLHRTDVTFELTHDEATPERLQVRDSLAAKLNKDADEVVVRALDTKFGMRKTVGEAKVYESADAARDVEQDHMLERNKIGVDEEADADAEVEEA from the coding sequence ATGGACGTCGACATCATCTCCGAAACGGAGAACCCCATGTTGCATCGGACGGACGTGACCTTCGAACTAACCCACGACGAGGCCACGCCAGAACGGCTGCAGGTACGTGACAGCCTCGCCGCCAAACTCAACAAGGACGCCGACGAGGTCGTCGTCCGCGCGCTCGATACCAAGTTCGGGATGCGAAAGACCGTCGGCGAGGCCAAGGTCTACGAGAGTGCCGACGCTGCCCGCGACGTCGAGCAAGACCACATGCTCGAGCGAAACAAGATTGGCGTCGACGAGGAAGCCGACGCGGACGCCGAAGTGGAGGAAGCATAG
- the arsB gene encoding ACR3 family arsenite efflux transporter: MSELDHEHGPDCGCPDCGDPRSMDVLDKYLTVWIFLAMGLGVGLGYVAPGVVGPIQEYHLVEIGLIAMMYPPLAKVNYGQLPRVFSKWRVLSLSLLQNWLIGPTLMFILAVIFFSGLVPPFPAHPEYFLGLIFIGMARCIAMVLVWNDLADGSSEYAAGLVAFNSVFQILTYGVYIAFFALYLPQVLGMDALVAGIDAFDITVGQVFWAIAIFLGIPFAGGILTRLGGVRARSEEWYEAEFVPKISPVTLIALLFTVVVMFATQGDNILARPLDVVWIAVPLTIYFVVMFLVSFAMGREIGADYSTTTAIGFTAASNNFELAIAVAVAIFGVAHPTAFATVIGPLIEVPVLLALVYVAIYFQERFDWGGYETGQLESTKPAADDATPSKTDD, encoded by the coding sequence ATGAGTGAACTCGACCACGAACACGGCCCCGACTGTGGCTGTCCGGACTGTGGCGACCCGCGGTCGATGGACGTTCTCGACAAGTATCTGACCGTCTGGATCTTCCTCGCGATGGGACTCGGGGTCGGTCTCGGCTACGTCGCACCCGGTGTCGTCGGCCCGATCCAGGAGTACCACCTCGTGGAGATTGGGCTGATCGCGATGATGTATCCGCCGCTGGCGAAGGTCAACTACGGCCAGCTCCCGCGGGTGTTCAGCAAGTGGCGCGTCCTCTCGTTGAGCCTGCTCCAGAACTGGCTGATCGGCCCGACGCTGATGTTTATCCTCGCGGTAATCTTCTTCAGCGGACTCGTCCCGCCGTTTCCGGCCCACCCCGAGTATTTCCTCGGACTGATCTTCATCGGAATGGCTCGCTGTATCGCGATGGTGCTGGTCTGGAACGACCTCGCGGACGGCTCGAGCGAGTACGCGGCTGGGCTAGTTGCGTTCAACAGCGTCTTCCAGATCCTGACCTACGGTGTGTACATCGCGTTCTTCGCGCTGTATCTCCCGCAGGTGTTGGGGATGGACGCGCTGGTCGCCGGCATCGACGCGTTCGACATCACCGTCGGCCAGGTGTTCTGGGCGATCGCCATCTTCCTTGGGATTCCGTTCGCGGGCGGCATCCTCACTCGCCTCGGTGGGGTTCGAGCCCGCAGCGAGGAGTGGTACGAAGCGGAGTTCGTCCCGAAGATCAGCCCCGTCACGCTGATCGCACTCCTGTTCACCGTGGTCGTGATGTTCGCTACGCAAGGAGACAACATCCTCGCACGGCCGCTCGACGTCGTCTGGATCGCCGTCCCGCTGACGATCTACTTCGTCGTAATGTTCCTCGTGAGTTTTGCGATGGGCCGCGAGATCGGTGCCGACTACTCGACGACGACCGCGATCGGCTTCACCGCTGCCTCGAACAACTTCGAACTCGCAATCGCCGTCGCCGTCGCTATCTTCGGCGTCGCCCACCCGACCGCGTTCGCGACCGTTATCGGCCCACTGATCGAGGTTCCTGTCCTGCTCGCACTAGTCTATGTCGCGATCTACTTCCAAGAACGGTTCGACTGGGGTGGCTACGAGACCGGCCAACTCGAGAGCACGAAACCAGCAGCCGATGACGCGACACCGTCGAAGACGGACGACTGA
- a CDS encoding ArsR/SmtB family transcription factor — translation MAETVDRLRRYLEDELGECRNEDLQERLEELDDLESLLDESVVENDVDTLSALGNETRYQLVRLLVEADDELCVCEITPLVDVSDSAVSHALSTLVDTGLVTKRKDGRWRKYRATNRASALLTVLDGSR, via the coding sequence ATGGCAGAAACAGTCGATCGACTCCGCCGGTATCTCGAGGACGAACTCGGTGAGTGTCGCAACGAAGACCTGCAGGAGCGACTCGAAGAACTCGACGACCTCGAGTCGCTGCTCGACGAGAGCGTCGTCGAAAACGACGTCGATACACTGTCGGCACTGGGCAACGAGACGCGGTACCAGCTCGTACGGCTGCTGGTCGAAGCGGACGACGAACTTTGCGTCTGTGAGATTACGCCGCTGGTCGACGTCAGCGACAGCGCCGTCAGCCACGCCCTCTCGACGCTCGTCGACACCGGCCTCGTGACGAAACGGAAAGATGGGCGGTGGCGAAAGTATCGGGCAACGAACCGTGCAAGTGCACTGCTGACGGTTCTCGACGGTTCTCGGTGA